A genomic stretch from Aminobacter aminovorans includes:
- a CDS encoding type II secretion system F family protein, translating to MTDQVVKTLTDPSFLIALLVAIAVFATVFTVMPSLSGNPLKGRMKAVALERDELRAKQRMRLAAEADRRHKGLREQQSIGMRNIVERLDLRRALVDEATLNKLKVAGFRGQNPLTRFLFFRLVLPFAGLVLGIFYVFVLGVFADKPFVMKIFVCIALAYAGFYAPVLYVTNRATKRKQSIQAAWPDALDLMLICVESGMSVEAALRKVADEIGAQSVDLAEEFVLTNAELSYLTERRQAYENLAGRTGLESVKSVTQALIQAERYGTPVAHALRVLAAESRDMRMNAAEKKAAALPPKLTVPMILFFLPVLFAVILGPAGMQISERGIMGDKQQSSSE from the coding sequence ATGACGGACCAGGTTGTCAAGACGCTTACCGATCCCTCGTTCCTCATCGCGTTGCTCGTTGCAATCGCGGTGTTCGCCACCGTTTTCACCGTCATGCCCTCGTTGAGCGGCAATCCGCTCAAGGGTCGCATGAAGGCCGTGGCTCTGGAACGCGACGAGTTGCGCGCCAAGCAGCGCATGCGCCTTGCCGCGGAAGCCGACCGTCGCCACAAAGGTCTGCGCGAACAGCAGTCCATCGGCATGCGCAACATCGTCGAGCGGCTCGATCTGCGCCGCGCACTTGTCGACGAAGCTACGCTCAACAAGCTGAAGGTCGCCGGTTTTCGCGGCCAGAACCCGCTGACACGCTTCCTGTTCTTTCGCCTGGTCTTGCCGTTCGCCGGCCTGGTGCTGGGCATCTTCTATGTCTTCGTGCTAGGCGTGTTTGCCGACAAGCCGTTTGTGATGAAGATCTTTGTCTGCATTGCATTGGCATATGCCGGTTTTTACGCGCCTGTGCTTTACGTCACCAATCGCGCCACCAAGCGCAAGCAATCGATCCAGGCAGCCTGGCCCGATGCGCTCGACCTGATGCTGATCTGCGTCGAGTCGGGCATGTCGGTCGAAGCGGCCCTGCGAAAGGTTGCCGACGAGATCGGCGCACAGTCGGTCGATCTGGCCGAGGAGTTCGTGCTCACCAATGCCGAGTTGTCTTATCTGACCGAGCGCCGCCAGGCCTATGAAAACCTGGCCGGCCGCACCGGTCTCGAATCGGTCAAGTCGGTTACCCAGGCGCTGATCCAGGCTGAACGTTATGGCACGCCCGTCGCACATGCGTTGCGCGTGCTGGCAGCCGAAAGCCGTGACATGCGCATGAACGCTGCCGAAAAGAAGGCGGCTGCCCTGCCACCCAAGCTCACCGTGCCGATGATCCTGTTCTTCCTGCCGGTTCTTTTTGCCGTCATCCTCGGCCCCGCCGGCATGCAGATCAGCGAGCGCGGCATTATGGGCGACAAGCAACAGTCGAGCAGCGAGTAA
- a CDS encoding type II secretion system F family protein → MFGLDPMMLIFIALAGLSAGAVAYAFLFNRIETQANTDRRMALVRQTESDKSVVKASRDRVAEVAKRRKSVQDTLKELEEKQKAKDRNIKKPPLRVQIRQAGMLVTIERFYVYSAICGVVVTLLIYLAGAPLILLPGALLAGGIGLPRWFVAFRRGRRVKQFLEEFPNALDIIVRAVKSGLPLNDGIRLIASESPEPVRGEFRRLVEAQQVGVSIPDAALRMTETMPCPEAGFFGIVIQIQSQAGGNLSEALGNLSRVLRDRKKMKAKIQALSMEAKASAAIIGSLPVVVAVLVFFSSPNYIMPLFVTSTGHLILGISGVWMAIGIFVMRKMMNFEV, encoded by the coding sequence ATGTTCGGCCTCGACCCCATGATGCTGATCTTCATTGCTCTCGCCGGTCTCAGCGCCGGCGCGGTCGCTTATGCCTTTCTGTTCAATCGCATCGAGACCCAGGCCAATACGGATCGTCGCATGGCCTTGGTCAGGCAGACGGAGTCGGACAAGTCGGTGGTCAAGGCTTCCCGCGACCGGGTCGCCGAAGTCGCCAAGCGGCGCAAGTCGGTGCAGGACACGCTCAAAGAGCTCGAGGAAAAGCAGAAGGCAAAGGACCGCAACATCAAGAAGCCGCCGCTGCGTGTCCAGATTCGCCAGGCCGGGATGTTGGTCACGATCGAGCGCTTCTACGTCTATTCGGCGATATGCGGTGTCGTCGTCACGCTTCTGATCTATCTGGCGGGTGCGCCTCTGATCCTGTTGCCCGGTGCGCTGCTTGCCGGCGGTATCGGCTTGCCCAGATGGTTCGTCGCCTTCCGGCGCGGCCGCCGCGTCAAGCAGTTCCTGGAAGAATTCCCCAATGCGCTCGACATCATCGTGCGGGCCGTGAAATCAGGTCTTCCGCTCAATGATGGCATCCGCCTCATCGCCTCGGAATCGCCCGAACCCGTTCGTGGTGAATTCCGTCGCCTCGTCGAAGCTCAGCAGGTCGGAGTTTCAATTCCGGACGCCGCTTTGCGAATGACCGAAACCATGCCGTGCCCCGAGGCCGGCTTCTTCGGCATCGTCATCCAGATCCAGAGCCAGGCAGGCGGCAACCTCTCCGAAGCGTTGGGAAACCTGTCGCGGGTGCTGCGCGACCGCAAGAAGATGAAAGCCAAGATCCAGGCCCTGTCGATGGAAGCCAAGGCCTCGGCTGCGATCATCGGCTCGCTGCCGGTCGTCGTCGCCGTGCTCGTCTTCTTCTCCAGTCCCAATTACATCATGCCGCTGTTTGTCACCAGCACTGGCCACCTCATCCTCGGCATCTCAGGTGTTTGGATGGCGATCGGCATTTTCGTGATGCGCAAGATGATGAACTTCGAGGTCTAG
- a CDS encoding CpaD family pilus assembly protein yields the protein MSQAIFTRTAGRDRSAKARSFCSLLAVATVALLAGCANRDSVVVGSIPDDYRTNHPIVIAEKNQTIDIPVGAGDRGITRGQKVTFEGYLQNYDRQAAPTLTIMTPSGGANDVAASHAARGLMNIAMKAGVPRNRIAVTSYQTEYPEASSPIRVVYPAMRAQTGRCGRWPADIADTTENKLHANFGCSYQNNLAAQIANPADLLGPRKQSEIDAENRNVVIDQYRKPPAAWDPETFY from the coding sequence ATGTCTCAGGCAATCTTCACACGCACCGCCGGTCGCGACAGATCGGCCAAAGCGCGCTCGTTTTGTTCACTCCTTGCAGTTGCGACGGTGGCGTTGCTGGCCGGCTGCGCCAATCGCGACAGCGTCGTCGTCGGCTCGATCCCGGATGACTATCGCACCAATCATCCGATCGTCATCGCCGAGAAGAACCAGACGATCGACATCCCGGTCGGTGCTGGCGATCGCGGCATCACCAGGGGCCAGAAGGTCACCTTTGAAGGATATCTGCAGAATTATGATCGTCAGGCAGCGCCCACACTGACGATCATGACGCCATCAGGTGGAGCCAACGACGTCGCCGCGTCGCATGCGGCGCGCGGATTGATGAACATCGCGATGAAGGCGGGCGTTCCCAGGAACCGGATCGCCGTCACCAGCTATCAGACCGAATACCCAGAGGCGTCTTCGCCGATCCGCGTCGTCTATCCGGCGATGCGGGCACAGACGGGACGCTGTGGAAGATGGCCAGCGGACATCGCCGACACCACCGAAAACAAGCTCCACGCCAATTTCGGTTGTTCCTATCAGAACAATCTCGCTGCGCAGATTGCCAACCCGGCGGACCTGCTCGGGCCGCGCAAGCAGAGCGAGATTGATGCCGAGAATCGCAACGTTGTGATTGATCAGTATCGAAAGCCGCCGGCCGCTTGGGATCCGGAAACGTTCTATTGA
- a CDS encoding tetratricopeptide repeat protein: protein MLTNRSMNATGKRLARMALLTLLMASVAGCGASRMTTGSIGRGKSVDTMSTGAIGGSVDQIGRVYASDPNNKPVALQYASALQIKGQTDQSLAVMRKLAIGYPKDRDVLAAYGKALAASGQFQPALDAVRRAQTPEYPDWKLVSAEAAILDQLGQTQDARGLYRKALDLKPNEPSVLSNLGMSYVLEGDLKSAETYLRSAASQPGADSRVRQNLALAVGLQGRFDEAEKIASQELSPEQAQANVSYLRSMLAQQNAWNQIKADDKSKKN from the coding sequence ATGTTGACCAATCGCTCGATGAACGCAACGGGAAAACGCCTCGCCAGAATGGCTTTGCTGACGCTGCTGATGGCGAGTGTCGCCGGCTGCGGCGCCTCCAGGATGACCACCGGCTCGATCGGACGCGGCAAATCGGTCGACACCATGTCGACCGGCGCGATCGGCGGCTCCGTCGACCAGATTGGCCGGGTCTATGCCAGCGATCCCAACAACAAGCCGGTAGCGCTGCAATATGCCTCCGCACTGCAGATAAAGGGTCAGACCGACCAGTCGCTGGCTGTGATGCGCAAGCTCGCGATCGGCTACCCAAAGGACCGCGACGTGCTCGCGGCCTATGGCAAGGCACTCGCCGCCTCGGGACAATTCCAGCCGGCGCTTGACGCCGTGCGCCGTGCGCAGACGCCCGAATATCCCGACTGGAAGCTGGTGTCGGCGGAGGCTGCGATCCTCGACCAGCTCGGCCAGACCCAGGACGCACGCGGCCTGTATCGCAAGGCGCTCGACCTCAAGCCGAACGAACCGTCGGTGCTGTCCAATCTCGGAATGTCCTATGTGCTCGAAGGCGACCTGAAATCGGCCGAGACCTATCTCCGCTCGGCCGCTTCGCAACCCGGCGCCGATAGCCGCGTGCGCCAGAATCTCGCGCTCGCCGTCGGACTCCAGGGCCGCTTCGACGAAGCCGAGAAGATTGCGAGTCAGGAGCTCTCGCCCGAGCAGGCACAGGCCAATGTCAGCTATCTCAGGAGCATGCTGGCCCAGCAGAACGCGTGGAACCAGATCAAGGCCGACGACAAGTCGAAGAAGAACTGA
- a CDS encoding MarR family winged helix-turn-helix transcriptional regulator, whose protein sequence is MPIALRPSQSLRLLQQFSLSEVRDDAPDLTLRQMAILLTIYLDPPPHTVRGLAARLGVSKPVITRALDTMGALKLVSRHRDESDKRNVLIRRTVEGALYVERLGDAIIAKAMELPI, encoded by the coding sequence ATGCCGATCGCATTGCGTCCGAGCCAATCGCTGAGACTGCTGCAGCAGTTTTCCCTCTCCGAGGTGCGCGACGACGCGCCAGATCTGACCTTGCGGCAGATGGCGATCCTGCTCACCATTTATCTCGACCCGCCGCCGCATACGGTGCGCGGGCTTGCCGCTCGCCTCGGCGTCAGCAAGCCCGTCATCACACGAGCGCTCGACACCATGGGCGCGCTCAAACTCGTGTCGCGCCACCGCGACGAGAGCGACAAGCGCAACGTGCTCATCCGGCGCACCGTTGAAGGCGCGCTCTATGTCGAGCGATTGGGCGATGCTATCATTGCCAAAGCCATGGAGCTTCCGATTTGA
- a CDS encoding type II and III secretion system protein family protein, which yields MRSCIRFLATATAALGIFAAGAIATDFSSASAAQAKVGSNNVTSQRVKLGLNKSVVIDLPNDAYDILVANPTVADAVTRTARRIYLFGKAVGETNIFVFGPNGEQIVSLDLAVERDVAGLEDYIKRFIPGADIKVELLNDNVVLTGTVDTPLDAKRAVDLATIFVTGGEATTGQYSQTATGGSENGGVDINNPDQTRQKSKIVNLLQIVGDDQVMLKVTVAEVSRNIMKQLGVNMLGGGVSDGIRWGVGSAIPGGLGAPLAMGGEGTFSLSKDGLGASINAMEQAGVMKTLAEPTLTAVSGEQATFRVGGEFNMLQEVQGEKRNNEGDVTDPGGLRYERVEYGISLDFKPVVLSAGRISLKIRTAVSEPTNESPGLAGGGPMLPSLRKRLADTTVELPSGGSMMIAGLVRDDVKQVMGGVPGLSKVPILGTLFRSRDFIRNETELVIIVTPYLARPTPRNELAKPDDNFNAASDGAGMFLGRVNRVYGTMKTDKPMGRYHGVVGFIYK from the coding sequence ATGAGATCCTGCATCAGATTCCTGGCGACTGCCACCGCTGCACTTGGCATTTTTGCCGCAGGTGCTATCGCTACCGATTTCTCGTCGGCATCGGCGGCCCAGGCCAAGGTCGGCTCGAACAACGTCACCAGCCAGCGCGTCAAACTGGGGCTCAACAAGTCGGTGGTCATCGATCTGCCGAACGACGCCTATGACATCCTTGTCGCCAATCCGACCGTTGCGGACGCCGTCACCCGTACGGCCCGCCGCATCTATCTGTTCGGCAAGGCTGTGGGTGAAACCAATATCTTCGTCTTCGGTCCCAATGGCGAGCAGATCGTCAGCCTCGATCTCGCCGTCGAGCGCGACGTCGCCGGCCTCGAGGACTACATCAAGCGCTTCATTCCCGGCGCCGACATCAAGGTCGAGTTGCTGAACGACAACGTCGTGCTGACCGGCACCGTCGATACGCCCCTCGATGCCAAGCGCGCCGTCGACCTGGCGACTATCTTCGTTACTGGCGGTGAGGCCACGACCGGCCAGTATTCGCAGACCGCCACCGGTGGGTCCGAAAACGGCGGCGTCGACATCAACAACCCCGACCAGACACGCCAGAAGAGCAAGATCGTCAACCTGCTCCAGATCGTCGGCGACGATCAGGTCATGCTGAAGGTTACCGTCGCCGAAGTCAGCCGCAACATAATGAAGCAGCTTGGCGTCAACATGCTGGGTGGTGGGGTGAGCGACGGCATAAGATGGGGCGTAGGATCCGCCATACCAGGTGGCCTTGGCGCACCTTTGGCAATGGGCGGAGAGGGCACCTTCAGTCTGTCAAAAGATGGGCTCGGTGCCTCGATCAACGCGATGGAACAGGCCGGCGTGATGAAGACGCTGGCGGAGCCGACATTGACAGCGGTCTCGGGCGAGCAGGCGACTTTTCGCGTCGGCGGCGAATTCAACATGCTGCAGGAAGTTCAAGGCGAGAAGCGCAACAACGAGGGCGACGTAACCGACCCGGGCGGCCTCCGTTACGAGCGCGTCGAATACGGCATCAGTCTTGATTTCAAGCCAGTCGTCCTTTCCGCAGGACGTATCAGTCTAAAGATTCGTACGGCTGTATCCGAACCAACCAACGAATCGCCGGGTCTCGCTGGCGGAGGCCCAATGTTGCCGTCCCTGCGCAAGCGTCTCGCCGACACGACCGTTGAACTTCCTTCGGGCGGGTCGATGATGATTGCCGGACTTGTTCGCGACGACGTCAAGCAGGTGATGGGCGGCGTGCCCGGTCTGTCAAAAGTGCCGATCCTCGGTACCTTGTTCCGCAGCCGCGACTTCATACGCAACGAGACCGAGCTGGTCATCATCGTGACGCCATATCTTGCTCGCCCGACCCCGCGTAACGAACTCGCCAAGCCCGACGACAATTTCAACGCCGCCAGCGATGGTGCCGGCATGTTCCTCGGCCGCGTTAACCGGGTCTACGGCACCATGAAAACCGACAAGCCCATGGGCCGCTACCACGGCGTCGTCGGCTTCATCTACAAATGA
- a CDS encoding CpaF family protein: MFGRRGNDDGNRPTPGFRPLATTTPPAAPQAGDTLVAPRPATAAPAAASRRNFEPTPSFAPEPRKAQRERSESYYDTKSQVFSALIDTIDLSQLAKLDSDSAREEIRDIVNDIIAIKNFAMSISEQEELLEDICNDVLGYGPLEPLLARDEIADIMVNGAKNVYIEVNGKVEQTSIRFRDNQQLLNICQRIVSQVGRRVDESSPICDARLPDGSRVNVIAPPLSIDGAALTIRKFKKDKLTLDQLVKFGAISQHGAEVLKIIGRVRCNIIISGGTGSGKTTLLNCLTNYIDRDERVITCEDSAELQLQQPHVVRLETRPPNLEGEGEVTMRDLVKNCLRMRPERIIVGEVRGPEVFDLLQAMNTGHDGSMGTIHSNSPRECLNRIEAMIAMGGYSLPQKTVREIVVGSVDIIIQAARLRDGSRRITHITEVIGMEGDVIITQDLVLYNIKGEDQNGRLIGSHVSTGIGRPHFWDRARYYGEEARLATALEAMEKAAD, translated from the coding sequence ATGTTTGGCAGGAGAGGCAACGACGACGGTAATCGCCCCACGCCGGGCTTCCGTCCGCTCGCAACGACGACGCCCCCCGCGGCGCCACAAGCCGGCGATACGCTGGTTGCCCCGCGCCCGGCGACGGCCGCGCCGGCAGCCGCATCGCGGCGCAACTTCGAGCCGACGCCCTCTTTTGCGCCCGAGCCTCGCAAGGCACAGCGCGAGCGCAGCGAGAGCTACTACGACACCAAGAGCCAGGTGTTTTCGGCGCTGATCGACACCATCGATCTGTCACAGCTTGCCAAGCTCGATTCCGACAGTGCCCGCGAGGAAATTCGCGACATCGTCAACGACATCATCGCGATCAAGAACTTCGCGATGTCGATTTCCGAGCAGGAAGAGCTGCTCGAGGACATCTGCAACGACGTGCTTGGCTATGGCCCGCTCGAACCGCTGCTGGCGCGCGACGAAATCGCCGACATCATGGTCAACGGCGCCAAGAACGTCTACATTGAGGTCAATGGCAAGGTCGAGCAGACCTCCATCCGCTTCAGAGACAACCAGCAACTGCTCAACATCTGCCAGCGCATCGTCAGCCAGGTCGGTCGCCGCGTCGATGAATCCTCGCCGATCTGCGATGCGCGCCTGCCCGATGGCTCCCGCGTCAACGTCATTGCGCCGCCGCTGTCGATCGATGGCGCCGCCCTCACCATCCGCAAGTTCAAGAAGGACAAGCTGACGCTCGATCAGCTCGTCAAGTTCGGTGCGATTTCGCAGCACGGCGCCGAAGTGCTCAAGATCATCGGTCGCGTCCGCTGCAACATCATCATTTCTGGCGGTACCGGCTCCGGCAAGACGACGCTGCTCAACTGCCTGACCAACTATATCGACCGCGACGAACGCGTCATCACCTGCGAGGACTCGGCGGAACTGCAACTGCAGCAGCCGCATGTCGTCCGTCTCGAAACGCGTCCGCCCAACCTGGAAGGCGAGGGCGAAGTGACGATGCGCGACCTCGTCAAAAACTGCCTCCGCATGCGTCCGGAGCGCATCATCGTCGGCGAAGTGCGCGGACCGGAGGTGTTTGATCTGCTGCAGGCGATGAATACCGGCCATGACGGTTCGATGGGCACGATCCACTCCAACAGCCCGCGCGAATGCCTGAACCGTATCGAGGCGATGATTGCCATGGGCGGCTATTCGCTGCCGCAGAAGACCGTGCGCGAGATCGTCGTCGGCTCGGTCGACATCATCATCCAGGCCGCCCGCCTGCGCGACGGTTCGCGCCGCATCACCCACATCACCGAGGTGATCGGCATGGAAGGCGATGTGATCATCACCCAGGACCTTGTGCTCTACAACATCAAGGGCGAGGACCAGAACGGCAGGCTGATCGGCAGCCACGTCTCCACCGGCATCGGCCGGCCGCATTTCTGGGACCGTGCTCGCTACTATGGCGAGGAAGCCCGCCTTGCGACGGCCCTCGAGGCCATGGAAAAGGCGGCGGACTGA
- a CDS encoding AAA family ATPase translates to MSNLAYDSPPEGAELSQHDLDVMQTLRPVPRISIQAFCETDSVAGPIGRAGEDRRMAKAHLQVHMGGIETAIEVYSGAPTPNLIILESRSEPKSLLEALHRLSEYCDPSSKVVVIGHYNDVALYRELIRSGISEYVVAPVSTADVVSVISSIFVDPDAEPIGRSIAFVGAKGGVGSSTIAHNIAWAMSSLFKSEVVVADLDLAFGTANINFDQDPAQGIAEAVFAPERVDEVYLDRLLAQCAEHLSLLAAPSTLERVYDFDAEAFTSIIDTAQRSSPMLVLDVPHIWSGWSKNTLLRADEVVITATPELANLRNTKNMVDMLKRLRPNDPPPRLILNQAGVPKRPEISAKDFTEPLGITPLAVIPFDPLLFGNAANNGRMLGEMDAKNAIVQTINEIAHVLTGRSEAKAKKASALGGILNRLKARKK, encoded by the coding sequence ATGAGCAATCTCGCCTACGATTCCCCGCCCGAGGGTGCCGAGCTGTCGCAGCATGACCTCGATGTCATGCAGACATTGCGGCCGGTGCCGCGTATCTCGATCCAGGCATTCTGCGAGACAGACAGCGTCGCCGGGCCGATTGGCCGCGCCGGCGAGGACCGTCGGATGGCCAAGGCCCATCTTCAGGTCCATATGGGTGGCATCGAAACTGCCATCGAAGTCTATAGTGGTGCGCCGACGCCGAACCTCATCATCCTGGAATCGCGCAGCGAACCCAAGAGCCTGCTTGAGGCGCTGCACCGGCTGTCGGAATACTGCGACCCCAGCTCCAAGGTCGTGGTCATCGGCCACTACAACGACGTAGCACTCTATCGCGAGCTGATCCGCTCGGGCATTTCGGAATATGTCGTGGCGCCGGTTTCCACGGCGGATGTCGTCAGTGTCATCTCCTCGATCTTCGTCGACCCCGATGCCGAACCGATCGGGCGCTCGATCGCCTTCGTCGGCGCCAAGGGCGGCGTTGGCTCGTCCACCATCGCCCACAATATCGCCTGGGCGATGTCGAGCCTGTTCAAGTCCGAGGTCGTTGTGGCCGACCTCGATCTGGCCTTCGGCACAGCCAACATCAATTTCGACCAGGATCCCGCCCAAGGTATCGCTGAAGCGGTGTTTGCGCCCGAACGTGTCGACGAGGTCTATCTCGATCGCTTGCTCGCGCAGTGCGCCGAGCATCTGTCACTGCTTGCCGCACCGTCTACGCTTGAGCGCGTCTATGATTTCGACGCCGAGGCCTTCACCTCGATCATCGACACGGCCCAGCGCAGCTCGCCGATGCTCGTGCTCGACGTGCCCCATATCTGGAGCGGCTGGAGCAAGAACACGCTGCTCCGCGCCGACGAGGTGGTCATCACGGCGACGCCGGAGCTGGCCAATCTGCGCAACACCAAGAACATGGTCGACATGTTGAAGCGGCTGCGGCCCAACGATCCACCGCCCAGGCTGATCCTCAACCAGGCAGGCGTGCCGAAACGGCCGGAAATATCCGCCAAGGATTTCACGGAGCCACTCGGCATCACGCCGTTGGCGGTCATCCCGTTCGATCCGCTGCTGTTCGGCAATGCGGCCAACAATGGACGCATGCTGGGCGAGATGGATGCCAAGAATGCGATCGTCCAGACGATCAACGAGATCGCTCATGTGCTGACCGGAAGGTCAGAGGCCAAGGCCAAGAAGGCGTCTGCGCTTGGTGGAATTCTCAATCGGCTGAAGGCTCGCAAGAAGTAA
- a CDS encoding leucyl aminopeptidase family protein produces MPVELFEQKPSDALPIHLVAKGGLENAGLATDVLAWAHANGFAGEAGKVLAIPGTNGRLAGALFGIGNGDSGLAFGALARNLPEGNWHFQGAPAQAELATLGVVLGSYAFTRYGKKPGRALGLEVPVGVDAARLNRSVDAVFLVRDLVNTPTNDMGPSSLEAAARKLAGIHGAEVRVTLGDDLLKHNFPMIHAVGRASDDAPRLIDLNWGSQDAPKVTLVGKGVCFDTGGLDIKPASSMLLMKKDMGGAANVLGLASMIMAARLNVRLRVLIPAVENSISANAFRPGDVLQSRKGISVEIGNTDAEGRLVLADALALADDEQPELLIDMATLTGAARVALGPDLPPFYTDDETLAADLAAASLAAEDPIWRMPLWKPYDSKLSSKIADMNNVTTDGFAGSITAALFLKRFVEKTSGWAHFDIFAWNPSDRPHGPTGGEAQAIRALEKVISSRFG; encoded by the coding sequence ATGCCGGTCGAACTGTTCGAGCAAAAGCCCTCCGACGCACTGCCGATCCACCTCGTTGCCAAGGGCGGTCTCGAAAATGCCGGGCTTGCTACAGATGTCCTGGCCTGGGCCCATGCCAACGGCTTCGCCGGCGAGGCCGGCAAGGTGCTGGCAATCCCCGGCACGAACGGCAGGCTTGCAGGCGCATTGTTCGGCATCGGCAACGGTGACAGCGGGCTTGCCTTCGGCGCTCTCGCGCGCAACCTGCCGGAGGGCAACTGGCATTTCCAGGGTGCCCCGGCGCAGGCCGAACTGGCGACCCTGGGCGTTGTGCTCGGCAGCTATGCTTTCACCCGCTACGGCAAGAAGCCGGGCAGGGCGCTCGGCCTCGAGGTGCCCGTGGGCGTCGATGCCGCAAGGCTGAACCGCAGCGTCGATGCAGTGTTCCTCGTCCGCGACCTCGTCAACACGCCGACCAACGACATGGGGCCGTCGTCGCTCGAGGCTGCAGCAAGGAAGCTGGCCGGCATCCATGGCGCCGAGGTCAGGGTCACGCTTGGCGACGACCTGCTCAAGCACAATTTTCCCATGATCCATGCCGTCGGCCGCGCCTCGGACGATGCGCCGCGCCTGATCGACCTGAACTGGGGTTCCCAAGATGCGCCAAAGGTCACGCTCGTCGGCAAGGGCGTCTGCTTTGACACCGGCGGCCTCGACATCAAGCCGGCATCGAGCATGCTGTTGATGAAGAAGGACATGGGCGGTGCGGCCAACGTTCTCGGTCTGGCTTCGATGATCATGGCGGCGAGGCTCAACGTCAGGCTGCGCGTGCTGATCCCGGCGGTCGAGAACTCGATCTCGGCCAATGCCTTCCGCCCCGGCGACGTGTTGCAGAGCCGCAAGGGCATATCAGTCGAGATCGGCAATACCGACGCCGAGGGCCGGCTGGTGCTGGCCGATGCACTGGCGCTTGCCGACGACGAACAGCCGGAACTGCTGATCGACATGGCAACGCTGACCGGTGCGGCGCGCGTGGCGCTCGGCCCCGACCTGCCGCCTTTCTACACCGACGACGAGACGCTCGCCGCAGACCTTGCTGCTGCGTCGCTGGCAGCAGAGGATCCAATCTGGCGCATGCCATTGTGGAAACCCTATGATTCGAAACTGTCGTCGAAGATCGCCGACATGAACAATGTCACGACGGACGGTTTCGCCGGCTCGATCACCGCCGCCCTGTTCCTCAAGCGCTTCGTTGAAAAGACATCAGGCTGGGCGCATTTCGATATCTTCGCCTGGAACCCGAGCGATCGTCCGCATGGTCCGACCGGCGGCGAGGCGCAAGCCATCCGCGCGCTGGAAAAGGTCATTTCTTCCCGGTTCGGGTAA
- a CDS encoding NlpC/P60 family protein codes for MTARDSRLHAFRPDLADARLQGEVTAERFVAGRPARISAAVADVRKAPRPDAALNTQLLYGDEVVVFDETEGFAWLQAERDGYVGYVSSGDLAPRGTEPTHVVAASRTFIYPGPDMKFPRSGQLSIGSQVTVTGFAETRGTRYGLLPSGEALVLQHLAPLGTTSDDFVAVAERLNDTPYLWGGFSAFGIDCSGLVQLSMRMTGRNVLRDSDMQEASLGTPVDAGADFSRLRRGDLVFWKGHVAIMTDAENMIHANGHTMTVAHEGLRQAIDRIGYLYGGPTSFRRP; via the coding sequence TTGACCGCCCGCGACAGCCGCCTTCACGCCTTCCGTCCCGATCTTGCCGACGCTCGCCTGCAAGGCGAGGTTACGGCCGAGCGCTTCGTCGCCGGTCGTCCGGCGCGCATTTCCGCAGCGGTCGCCGACGTCCGCAAGGCGCCGCGCCCTGATGCCGCCCTCAACACCCAGCTGCTTTACGGCGACGAGGTCGTTGTCTTCGACGAAACAGAAGGTTTTGCCTGGCTCCAGGCCGAGCGCGACGGCTATGTCGGTTATGTCTCGTCGGGCGACCTGGCACCGCGTGGCACGGAACCGACCCATGTCGTCGCTGCCTCGCGCACTTTCATCTATCCTGGCCCTGACATGAAGTTCCCGCGCAGCGGCCAGCTGTCCATCGGCTCGCAGGTCACGGTCACCGGCTTTGCCGAAACGCGCGGCACCCGCTACGGGCTCCTGCCATCGGGCGAGGCGTTGGTACTGCAGCACCTGGCGCCGCTCGGCACCACATCGGACGATTTCGTCGCCGTTGCTGAAAGGCTGAACGATACGCCCTATCTCTGGGGCGGCTTCAGTGCCTTCGGCATCGATTGTTCGGGCCTCGTCCAGCTGTCGATGCGCATGACCGGCCGCAACGTCCTGCGCGACTCCGACATGCAGGAAGCCTCGCTCGGCACCCCGGTCGATGCCGGCGCCGATTTTTCGCGGCTCAGGCGTGGCGACCTCGTTTTCTGGAAAGGCCATGTCGCGATCATGACCGATGCCGAGAACATGATCCACGCCAACGGCCATACCATGACCGTTGCCCACGAAGGCCTGCGCCAGGCCATTGACCGCATCGGTTACCTCTATGGTGGGCCGACAAGCTTCCGGCGGCCTTAG